The sequence ccctcctccttggCCCCTTTGATTAGATGTTCCCTCAtcgtacaaaaaaaaaatgtaatttcgTTGGTCTGGCGGCCACTTTCTTTGAACATTAGCTCGCTTTCAGCTCCAACTTCAATTAGAAGGAGTTGATTTTGAGAGATCAACAAAAGAACCGACCAAAGCCTTATTAAAGATCCTAAGAAGATCTCCCGAGTCCTTTGAGAAGCAGTTAAGGAAACAGTGTGCCCTCCATCATATTCTGTTACCGTATTTTATTCGGACTCCAAAGGAAAGTGTcgcttgggggagggggaagcactTTGAAGAGCGGCGGCCACGGCCCCTTTTCACTCAGCGGGCTCCCCTTGCCTCTGTTCTCGCCCCGCGCCCGGGCCCTTGTGGGTTCCCGACCCCGCAGCCCAGGCAGCGCCGGCGCTCCCCACCACGACTCGCCCGGCAGCTCCTTGACTCGTCCTCACCTCACACCTACTCCAGCCCAAACTTTTCACTCCTCCCGTAGGGGTTGAGGGgaacaaagatgaagaaaatggggTAGGAATTCCTCGAAAGGCTGTAAAGTCGTGCCTAATATTAAGGAGGAGGTGCCATTTAAAACAACTGCCTTGCTTAGTATTGGTCAGAAAACgtttttttgtggggaggggtggtttGCGCTTTGCCAAGTCCACTCAGGTCGACGTGTTTGAGAAGTTTGTTCGACTGGGAAATGGGCTTCGGCAGTACGAACTATACGGGGAAATCGCCTCAGGGAGGCTCCTTCTGTGGCAGAAGGGACAGAAAGTGAAGGTGGGGGTCTGTGACCACATTTTCCACTGGACTGTCCCTGGTAGAAGGGGACTgtgaaggagacagagacagagtacGAAAGAGAAAGTTTCCTATCGAAATCTTTCGGTTCAGAAGTAGAGTGTGCAAGGGAGAGGGGACGCTGGCCTGCAACATTGCAGAAGAAGAGTTTAAGATTTGCAAACACCCTTCGTGGGGGTTGGGAACCCCTGGAGACGCCGAGGAGCAGGTAAGTGGCGGGGCCGCGCCCTGCGGGTGCTGTTCCCGAGCGCTGGAGTACTGAGGCGCTGAGGCGGGATCTGCGCACCCGGAGCTCGGCAGAATAGCCTGTGCCGGCACGAGCCGCCCGCGGCATCCGTCTGCAGGTGGCGGCACGGTGGAAGACGCTGGGGACCGCGGCGCCGCGCGAGGGGCTGAGGGCCCGCTCTCCTCCAGCCCGCGGCGCCGAAGTCCTCGCTCCTCGCGTCCACAACTCGGCTGCCAAGCCCGGTGGCGCGGGGAAGCGAGGGAACCGGTTCTCCACTTCGCCTTCTCTCTGCCACTCCCTCCAGGGCGCTGAAAGGGCGAGAGAAGGGCGGGGGCCCCAGGGCGGCCTAGGGACCCGCGTCCCCCTCCGCAGCCAGGGCTCGGGCGCAGCGCGAGCGTGCATCGCCCAGCTCTGAGCCGCGTTTGCCTGCCAAACCCTGGAGTTAGCGCGCGacccgggcggggcggggcgggctggcGGGCTGCGCGGGCGgggtgccgggggagggggagggcgggggcgcgCAGAGGTAACCCCGGGCTCGGGCTGCCATTGCCCCGCTCCCTGTCACTCAGCCCGCGCGGGGCCGGGGATTGGCAGCCTATCCCCGTTACGCACTCACCTCGCGTTCACATACCCAGGGAGGGCAGTAGAAAGGTGATCAATCTTCATCAGGCTACATTTCCAATCACCTAAACAACCGAGCAAGACAAGCTACTCCGACAAGGTAAATCGCTTGATTTATTTAGTTTGCAAAGTGCCTCTGCAGgacttccccagcccccaccgcctCCACGTTGTACGGAGAGTGCAGCGGCCACCGCGAGCAGTCCCCCAACTCAGCTCCTCTCACTCCTACCTTTCCCCTGGGGCCCCTCGGCGCGGTCCGAGGCGAGGTGGTGTCCCGGGAGCCTGTAGGGCTTCGCAAACAAAGTGTCTGCAATAAAGTGAAACCTGGAGGAACTCGCACAAAGCcagtggaaaggaaggagaaaggaggagggaagttggggaaagaaagaaatctgggGGTCGTAGACAACCACCAGCCCGGCGGGTAAGTCCTGTGCCGCTCTGTTTTGCAGGTTGGCTGCCCCGCGGGTCGGTGAGGGTGCGAGGTAGATGGTGAGCAGCCGCGGCAGCTGAGGGCAGGTAAGGAGAAAGCCGCGGGGCCGCTGGGGCTCTGGTAGTGCGCGGAGTGCTCTCACCTCTCTTTCCACCGATTAGTCCCCTGTCCCCGGGTCccggcaggtgggcggggccggggagcGGCGGGGCGCCCCTCCTGGTGCGCGGCGACCCCGGAGCTCTGTTGCGGCCCTGCGCCCCCGCCTCCTCCGAAGTAACCGAGATGAAGTACTAAGTTTGAAGAAAGTCTTTGAAACTCATGTTGCAGCTTAGCAGAATCGCCTCGGCTGTTTCCCTTTCGTCCCCTTCCCTGAAAATTGggttccccagcccaggccaTGAGTCCGGAAGGGTAGGAACAGGACGCTTCTATAGCTCTAACTTCTCTCCCTGAACTCCCTGGCCCTCGCGGCTCTCAGGCCTGCGCTGAGTTCCCACGAAGCGGGATGAAGCGGCAGGTCTCCTGGGACTCCAATCCACTCCTCTAGCACCAACTCCTTACTCCTGAGAGTAGGGCCTCAGGTTCGGGGCAACTGGGGAAACCAGGCTGACCTTCCAGTTCAGGTCAGCGCGAGCGACGCCGCGGAGGCCTAGTACTCGGGTCCCCACAGGGTGCCCGGGCCGGGAGTTCAGCTGGTAGGGAAGACGGGGAGCGCACGGGACCTGCTGCCCCCAAGCCTCCCAAACATGCGAAAGCCCTTAAGGAACTGGTGGGGTCACCTTTCAGCCCCTCGCCTGGACCCTATTGTCCGCCACCAGGACCCGCAGAAAGAAGAACCGGCTTTGAGTTGGTGCAGACAGGCCTGAGGTCCGGGATGGGCACCTTTAACCTAGGGCCGCGTCTTAGAACCTCCTTGCTACAGAGGCCCCGTCTGCGTCTTCTGACCGCTTCTGCGGCGCCTGGGCCCGTAACTGAGGTTGGAGCGTAGTGAAGTTTCGGGTGAGCAATCTTTCCATGACTGAGCACAGACAGGCCAACTGGAGGAGtggctgtgggctctggggtcCGCACCTAGCCTTTGAGACCTTTGGAGGAACGTACTCTCCTAAATGGGCCATGCTTCCCAGAGAGGTAATCTCTACCTTTTCGTCTCGATTTCAAAAagatttcaaacaaaacaaaacaacccctcATCCTTCGGGTAGCCTGCCGCCCAGGGCGCCTAGTGAACGTTTCCTGGTGCATATGGGGCCGGTTCTTACCGCACTAGAATTTGCTTAGACTTGGGACCTTGCACACTCCGCGGTTCAGGCTCTGACCTCCCCAGTGTGGCCCTGCTTTTAACCTCTCCTCGCTCCTAGCGACACCCTACGAGTATATTTGGCCCTTTCTAACCCCGAAAAAGAAGTAGTGGAGATCCAGAAAAGTTTGCTTCTCGAAGAAGTCTTGGTCTTTGGTCTAAGGCCTTGTAGAGCCGAGCTGACTGCCCTGTGTAGTTTGTagcctgtgtcccctccccatgCCGAGGCTCCCTGCCTCTGACAAGACTAGGAAGCCGAGATGGTTGAAAATGACTGTTTCCTTGTGTCTCTTGTCTCCATAGGCCGAGTCCACATACGAAACAGCTTGAAGGACTGAGCGGTGGGAGCCCCGCACTGCGCCAGGCCCCCTGGATCCGTCGGGGCGCCTCCATACGGCTGTTAGCATGATGTCTTACCTCAAACAACCCCCATATGGCATGAATGGGCTGGGCCTTGCCGGGCCCACCATGGACCTCCTGCATCCCTCCGTGGGCTATCCTGGTGAGCATCAGTCCCTTGGGAACAACCAACTTCTTGGGTTTGAGCACACACTTTGTGGCTTTGCAGGCCCAGGGAGCTGGTTGCCTTGACTGTTTGTGGTGCTGGGCACAGGGCGGGATGGTGAGGTGGGCCAGGGTGATGGAAATGGGCAACGTACAACCTCACCTGTTTCCTGTTGTGACCCCACCACCCGTATAGGGATTCATTTTCCAtaggtgccttttttttttttttttttggtgtgtgcatgtgtgactctcttcctttcccaccaACATTGAACGAGGAATCTAGACACTCACCATGCCCTGGCAAAAAAAGGCGAACTTCCCTGATGCCAAGCGACTGGCTGAGCTGAGGAAGGGAGCTCTCCCTCCCCTTAGTTGTCCTCAAGACCA is a genomic window of Phyllostomus discolor isolate MPI-MPIP mPhyDis1 chromosome 6, mPhyDis1.pri.v3, whole genome shotgun sequence containing:
- the LOC118501101 gene encoding uncharacterized protein LOC118501101 isoform X1, yielding MHARAAPEPWLRRGTRVPRPPWGPRPSLALSAPWREWQREGEVENRFPRFPAPPGLAAELWTRGARTSAPRAGGERALSPSRGAAVPSVFHRAATCRRMPRAARAGTGYSAELRVRRSRLSASVLQRSGTAPAGRGPATYLLLGVSRGSQPPRRVFANLKLFFCNVAGQRPLSLAHSTSEPKDFDRKLSLSYSVSVSFTVPFYQGQSSGKCGHRPPPSLSVPSATEGASLRRFPRIVRTAEAHFPVEQTSQTRRPEWTWQSANHPSPQKNVF